From Ferviditalea candida, the proteins below share one genomic window:
- a CDS encoding ABC transporter permease produces MKKRSWVHPLLMVLLMIYLLSPLAATLLYSLAGEWQTTVLPEYWTLHWFADMLQDPRFTGALLRTLLVCTVTVVLSMLVMLPTIFIVTVYFPRFERLLNALVLLPYAIPPVVAAVGLIKIYSSGPIVISGTVWILIGGYFVSILPYMYQGIRNSLRTIHAVELLDAAELLGASKIQAFRHVVFPNILPGIMVSMLLSFSVLFGEFVLANLLVGGHFPTIQIYLYQRLSESGHLASAIAITYFIVVLLVSGVLLKLSKWFFRAPRLG; encoded by the coding sequence ATGAAGAAGCGGTCCTGGGTTCATCCGCTGCTGATGGTTCTGCTCATGATCTACTTATTATCGCCGCTGGCGGCAACGCTGCTGTACTCCTTGGCGGGGGAATGGCAGACGACGGTTCTTCCCGAGTATTGGACGCTGCATTGGTTTGCGGACATGCTGCAGGACCCGAGATTTACGGGGGCGCTGCTGCGGACGCTGCTGGTCTGTACGGTCACCGTGGTGCTGAGCATGCTGGTGATGCTGCCTACCATTTTTATCGTGACGGTGTATTTTCCCCGTTTCGAACGCCTGTTGAACGCCTTGGTGCTGCTGCCGTACGCCATCCCCCCGGTGGTGGCCGCTGTGGGCTTGATTAAAATCTATTCATCCGGACCGATCGTCATCTCCGGTACCGTTTGGATTTTGATCGGGGGGTATTTTGTCTCCATCCTTCCCTATATGTATCAGGGCATCCGCAACAGTCTGCGCACGATCCATGCCGTGGAGCTGCTGGATGCGGCCGAGCTGCTCGGCGCAAGCAAAATACAGGCGTTCCGGCATGTGGTGTTTCCGAACATACTGCCGGGAATCATGGTCTCGATGCTGCTCTCTTTTTCCGTGCTGTTCGGTGAATTCGTGCTGGCCAACCTGTTGGTCGGCGGCCATTTTCCGACGATTCAAATCTATCTGTATCAGCGGCTGAGTGAGAGCGGGCATTTGGCCAGCGCGATTGCGATTACCTATTTCATTGTGGTTTTACTTGTTTCCGGCGTTCTGCTGAAGCTGAGCAAATGGTTTTTCAGAGCGCCGAGGCTCGGATAG